A single genomic interval of Cellvibrio sp. PSBB023 harbors:
- the panD gene encoding aspartate 1-decarboxylase — MLTHMLKAKLHMAKVTQAELWYDGSCAIDADLVALAGMREFEQIDIYNVNNGERFHTYIILAEPGSGTFSMNGAAARKVAVGDRVIIATYGYFNDEELAAHKPKLVYLNEDNSVNRTSNTIPMQME, encoded by the coding sequence ATGCTGACTCATATGCTTAAAGCAAAATTACACATGGCCAAGGTAACCCAGGCCGAACTGTGGTACGACGGTTCCTGCGCGATTGATGCCGACTTGGTAGCACTGGCAGGTATGCGCGAGTTCGAGCAAATCGATATCTATAACGTCAATAATGGCGAGCGTTTCCACACCTATATCATCCTTGCCGAACCTGGTTCAGGTACCTTCTCCATGAATGGCGCTGCGGCGCGTAAAGTGGCAGTGGGGGATCGCGTCATTATCGCTACCTACGGTTACTTTAATGACGAAGAGCTGGCGGCACACAAGCCCAAGCTGGTTTATTTGAACGAAGACAACAGTGTTAATCGCACCAGCAATACTATTCCCATGCAAATGGAGTAA
- the panC gene encoding pantoate--beta-alanine ligase — MQVFHHIQSLRDALAAERKAGKRIGFVPTMGNLHSAHIELVKIAQRNCDVVVTSIFVNPLQFGLNEDWDKYPRTLAADSAKLDAVGCNYLFCPDEKEIYPNGMAEQTRVIVPTMTDVLCGASRPGHFEGVTTVVTKLFNIVQPDEAVFGIKDFQQLAVIRRMVEDLCIPIKITAGDIFREEDGLAMSSRNGFITADERPNVAVLNRSLNGIKQAISDGRRDFSVLVDEARAQIEAAGFRVDYISICNSRTLEMAAHDDREITILGAMYTQGARLIDNVSVVLA; from the coding sequence ATGCAGGTTTTTCACCATATCCAATCCCTTCGTGATGCCTTGGCTGCCGAGCGCAAAGCCGGTAAGCGCATCGGGTTTGTGCCGACCATGGGCAACTTACACAGCGCGCACATCGAATTGGTGAAAATCGCCCAGCGCAATTGCGATGTGGTCGTGACCAGTATTTTCGTCAATCCATTGCAGTTTGGATTGAATGAGGACTGGGATAAGTACCCGCGTACACTCGCTGCCGACTCGGCCAAGTTGGACGCTGTGGGCTGTAACTACCTGTTTTGCCCCGATGAAAAAGAAATTTACCCCAACGGTATGGCCGAACAGACTCGTGTCATAGTGCCGACCATGACCGATGTGCTCTGCGGTGCCAGCCGCCCCGGTCACTTTGAGGGCGTGACAACCGTAGTCACCAAGTTGTTTAATATTGTGCAGCCAGATGAAGCAGTGTTTGGCATCAAGGATTTTCAGCAGTTGGCGGTGATCCGCCGTATGGTGGAAGACCTGTGTATTCCCATTAAAATCACCGCTGGCGACATTTTCCGCGAGGAAGACGGCTTGGCGATGAGTTCGCGCAATGGTTTTATCACTGCCGATGAGCGCCCGAACGTGGCGGTACTCAACCGCAGTTTGAATGGGATCAAGCAGGCGATCAGCGATGGTCGCCGCGATTTTTCTGTGCTGGTGGACGAAGCGCGTGCGCAAATAGAAGCAGCGGGCTTTCGAGTGGACTACATCAGTATTTGTAATAGCCGCACACTGGAAATGGCGGCACACGATGATCGGGAGATCACTATACTCGGCGCCATGTATACCCAGGGTGCACGATTAATTGACAATGTTTCTGTGGTGCTTGCCTGA
- a CDS encoding MOSC domain-containing protein, protein MNSQAKLLDKLCANIAPGKLEWIGLRSERRGEVVVVDQVEAVVGLGLVGDHRMKKTPGSARQVTLISSEYIQQICHHTGHASIDPRLLRRNLVISGMNMNLLRYQRLQIGDVILETSALCHPCSRMDEALGAGGTAAMFGYGGLCAKVIQGGLMRMGDAVLRLPQVGDQVRLFP, encoded by the coding sequence ATGAACAGCCAAGCCAAATTGCTCGATAAACTTTGCGCCAATATCGCCCCCGGAAAACTGGAGTGGATTGGCTTGCGCAGTGAGCGGCGCGGTGAAGTGGTAGTGGTCGATCAGGTTGAAGCGGTGGTGGGCTTGGGGTTGGTGGGTGATCACCGCATGAAAAAAACACCGGGTTCAGCGCGCCAAGTCACGTTGATCAGCAGTGAATATATCCAGCAGATTTGTCATCACACAGGGCATGCATCGATTGATCCGCGCCTGCTGCGTCGTAATCTGGTGATCTCCGGCATGAATATGAATTTGCTGCGCTACCAGCGTTTGCAAATTGGCGATGTCATCCTCGAAACCAGCGCTCTCTGTCACCCCTGTTCGCGTATGGATGAAGCCCTTGGTGCGGGTGGTACTGCGGCTATGTTTGGTTACGGCGGCTTGTGTGCCAAAGTCATTCAGGGTGGATTGATGCGAATGGGCGATGCTGTGCTGCGTCTACCGCAGGTTGGTGATCAGGTTCGGCTATTCCCCTAA
- a CDS encoding type II toxin-antitoxin system VapC family toxin translates to MRVVVDTSVWIEWLIGGNLREALAGLFPAQEYCLVPTIVQFELSKWLLRECDENIADIVIAYTQKCQVLNLDTETALLAAEMHRQHKLATADAIVYASAQRAGARLLTCDAHFKSLPGVDYLAKP, encoded by the coding sequence ATGCGAGTGGTCGTAGATACCTCGGTTTGGATCGAGTGGTTAATTGGTGGTAATTTACGTGAGGCGTTGGCTGGCCTGTTTCCAGCGCAAGAGTATTGTTTGGTGCCCACCATAGTCCAGTTTGAGTTGAGCAAATGGCTGCTGCGCGAGTGCGACGAAAATATTGCCGACATCGTTATTGCCTATACCCAAAAATGCCAAGTACTCAATCTGGATACCGAAACCGCACTGCTCGCGGCTGAAATGCATAGGCAGCACAAGCTGGCGACTGCCGATGCGATTGTCTATGCGAGCGCCCAGCGTGCTGGTGCACGCTTACTGACTTGCGATGCCCACTTTAAATCCCTTCCCGGCGTGGATTACCTCGCCAAACCCTAA
- a CDS encoding AbrB/MazE/SpoVT family DNA-binding domain-containing protein → MATATLSSKYQISIPQQVREEQHWQSGQEFVFIPKGKGVLIMPVPELSELAGIAKGANIENYRDREDRY, encoded by the coding sequence ATGGCGACTGCAACTCTATCCAGCAAATACCAAATATCCATCCCTCAGCAGGTGCGTGAAGAGCAGCATTGGCAGAGTGGGCAGGAGTTTGTATTTATTCCCAAAGGCAAGGGGGTATTGATTATGCCTGTGCCGGAATTATCGGAGCTGGCCGGTATCGCCAAGGGTGCAAACATTGAAAATTACCGCGATCGCGAGGATCGCTACTGA
- the dnaB gene encoding replicative DNA helicase, which yields MPESSFESASFEDRLASQLTAQSALPHSVEAEQSVLGGLMLDNNRLDAVLEVVTESDFFREDHKLIFRMMLALQEAGQPLDVITLSEELHKHDELERVGGLGYLVEMANNTPSAANIAAYAKIVRERSTLRQLIAAAQDISKSSMNPAGLDSDDLLQLAEKRVAEIAEDRPKEGGLVGVNELLKATVQRIDELFRSGSDITGVPSGITDLDQRTSGWQPGELIILAARPSMGKTALALNFVEGALFNQARPVVVFSMEMPSTALVQRMMSSIGRIDQGKMRNGKLTEEDWPKLSSAVAKLKDKLLFIDDTGGLNPQEMRARIRRIAREHGNPGMIMVDYLQLMTVAGSGEGRTQEISEISRSLKGMAKEFECPMIALSQLNRGVEQRPNKRPMNSDLRESGAIEQDADVILFIYRDEYYNEDSPDKGMAELIIGKQRNGEIGTCRAAFVGKYTRFDNLAPEYFQQDQY from the coding sequence ATGCCTGAATCCAGCTTCGAATCTGCCAGTTTTGAGGATCGCCTCGCGAGCCAACTAACCGCCCAGTCTGCCCTGCCGCACTCGGTCGAGGCTGAGCAATCGGTGTTGGGTGGTTTGATGTTGGATAACAACCGCCTGGATGCGGTGTTGGAAGTGGTCACCGAATCGGACTTTTTCCGCGAAGATCACAAGCTTATTTTCCGCATGATGCTGGCGCTGCAGGAAGCTGGTCAGCCGCTGGATGTCATCACCCTTTCTGAAGAGCTACACAAGCACGATGAGCTGGAGCGTGTGGGCGGTTTGGGCTATCTGGTCGAAATGGCCAACAACACCCCAAGTGCTGCCAACATCGCCGCCTATGCCAAAATTGTGCGCGAGCGTTCCACCCTGCGCCAACTGATTGCCGCCGCGCAGGATATTAGTAAATCCAGTATGAATCCCGCAGGGCTGGATTCCGATGACCTGTTGCAACTGGCCGAAAAACGCGTGGCCGAGATCGCCGAAGATCGCCCTAAAGAAGGCGGTTTGGTGGGGGTGAATGAACTCCTCAAGGCGACAGTACAGCGCATCGACGAACTCTTCCGCTCCGGCAGCGACATCACCGGTGTGCCCAGTGGGATTACCGATCTGGATCAGCGCACCTCCGGATGGCAGCCGGGCGAACTGATTATTCTGGCAGCGCGTCCGTCCATGGGTAAAACCGCATTGGCACTCAATTTCGTGGAAGGCGCCTTGTTTAACCAAGCGCGTCCAGTCGTGGTGTTCAGTATGGAAATGCCCTCAACCGCATTGGTGCAGCGGATGATGTCCTCCATTGGCCGTATCGACCAAGGCAAAATGCGTAACGGTAAACTCACCGAAGAGGATTGGCCAAAACTCTCCTCCGCCGTAGCCAAATTGAAAGACAAATTGCTATTTATCGACGATACCGGCGGTTTGAACCCGCAGGAAATGCGCGCCCGTATCCGGCGTATTGCCCGCGAACACGGCAACCCCGGCATGATCATGGTCGACTACCTGCAGTTAATGACGGTTGCCGGCAGCGGTGAAGGCCGTACCCAGGAAATTTCCGAAATTTCGCGCTCGCTCAAAGGCATGGCCAAAGAATTCGAATGCCCGATGATCGCCCTCTCGCAGTTAAACCGCGGCGTAGAGCAGCGCCCTAACAAGCGCCCTATGAACTCCGACTTGCGTGAATCGGGCGCCATCGAGCAGGACGCCGACGTGATCCTGTTTATCTATCGCGACGAATACTACAACGAAGACAGCCCCGACAAAGGCATGGCTGAATTGATTATCGGCAAACAACGTAACGGTGAAATCGGCACCTGCCGCGCCGCCTTCGTTGGCAAATACACTCGCTTTGATAATCTTGCGCCTGAGTATTTCCAGCAGGATCAGTATTAA